ggtgagggggggctgggggctcccctgggtgcgcgGGGCCGGTGGGCGGGACCAGTggggtttgggtgggggaggggcgatGGGGGTCCGGTGGGGGGCGGAGGCGATGGGGAGgtcacaggaggggagggggtctcgCGGTGGGGGGCTGGTTACTCTCAGCAGGTGAGCTCGGCTCCCGGCCCCCACGGGGCTCctggccccccccccggcctgccccAGGGCCTAGTCCCagacctctcccctcccccagccccccgggCCTCCCGtccccccatttcctcccctGGCTGGGCAAGAGCAGCGGCTGGCGGTGGGATTTGGGAAGCCcctgaggggcagggtgggggcgagcgaCCCCCCCGGGGGCAGCTGGAGAGAGATGGGGCCGGCCCCGGCCGAGGTGAGCACCGGGGGGCAGCGGGATGGGCACCCCCATATCTCTGCCCCCCacatctctgcccccttcctgttCCAGGCCATGACTAGTTTGGAGAGCGACGGGGCGGCGGGGGACGacgcccagctgggcccccccagcccagcttccTTGGGGGGCTCGGCCCTCAAGACCGACCCCCTGGTGCCCGCAGACGAGACCGTTGCAGGGAGGGACCCCGGGGGTGTCCCGGTGGGACGGGACCAGAGCAGcagtgacccccccaccccggacggatccaacccccccacaccGACAGAGGtgaggaatggaacccaggcgtcctggagccccccccctccccagcgccgggcagggaacccaggcgtcctggtgtcccctccccacgccgggcagggaacccaggcgtcctggcgtccccctccccacgccaggcagggaacccaggcgtcctggcgtCCCCTCTCCCGCGCCAggcagggaacccaggcgtcctgaccccGCTCTCCCCAGGCCGACCCCTGGACCCTTCGACCGGGAGCGTCTCTTCGACCTGCTCTTCCGCTCCCAGAGCCGGCGGCTGAACGAGCAGCGCTGCCCCTGCCCGGCCTGCGGGGCGCCCGCCACGACCCGCCCGGCCCTGGCGCTCGCTGCCCGGGACCCCACCGAGGGGCTGCTGGGGACAGCTGGTAAgggacccggccccgccccctgccccgcccccaacccctctcctgtgcccctcccccagccccgacccccaaccttcccctctgcccctcccccagccccctctcctgtGCCCCCCCCGAACTCCTCCCCCGAACCCTGCCCCTGAATCTCTCCCccgaccccctcccctcccccggccctccAACCCCTCTTCTCTGTCCCCCTGACCCAACCCCTCCTTCAATCCCTCTGTCTGCCCCAtggcccccatcccctgcacccctcccctgtCGCCTCTCagcccccattcccagcctccttcctcttccccccccacctccatccctctGCCCGccatgggggggagggtgcagtctggcagggggtgcagcgggggggggggggctgggaggtgcagtggggaagtggggtgcagctggggagggtagcaggggtgcaggttggggtgcagtggggaagtggggtgcagctggggagggtagcagggtgcaggttgggggtgcagtgggggtagCAGGGGTCCAGCTGGGGAGGGTAGCAggggtgcagctggggaggggtagcaggggtgcaggttggggggtgcagtgggaagtggggtgcagctggggagggtagtaggggtgcaggttgggggtgcagtggggtagcaggggtgcagctggggaggggtagcaggggtgcaggttgggggtgcagtgggggtagCAGGGGTCCAGCTGGGGAGGGGTAGCAGGGGTccagctggggagggagcaggggtgcagctggggagggagcaggggtccAGCTGGGGGAGGGTAGCAGGGgtccagctggggaggggagcaggggtgcagctggggagggggtgcaggttggggtgcagtgtgGGTAGCAGGGGTCCAGCTGGGGAGGGGTAGCAggggtgcagctggggagggtagcaggggtgcaggttgggggtgcagtgggggtagCAGGGGTCCAGCTGAGGAGGGTAgcaggggtgcaggttgggggtggagctgggggtgcagtgggggtagCAGGGgtccagctggggaggggagcaggggtgcaggttggggtgcAGCTGGGAGGGGTAGCAGGGGTCCAGCTGGGGAGGGTAGCAGGGGGTGCCGCTGTGGGAGGGGTAGCAGGGGTGCAGGttgggaggtgcagtggggaagtggggtgcagctggggagggtagcaggggtgcaggttgggggtgcagtgggggtagcaggggtgcaggttggggtgcagtgggggtagCAGGGGTCCAGCTGGGAGGGTAgcaggggtgcaggttggggtgcagtggggtagcagggggtgcagctgggggagggggagcagggggtgccgcTGGGGGTAGATCCGGGGGGGGGCACCGTCCAGCCCGTCTCACCCCCCCGCCCGCAGGGAAGTTCTGCTCGCTCACCTCGCTGCAGGCTGAGCAGTTCTTCGAGCTGGTGGCCACGGCCCAGGCCCGGCGGCTGGACGACCAACGGGCCGACTTCGCGGGGGACCCCGGGGCCGAAGAGGGGGTCAAAGAGGGGGCCAAGGGCCCCCCGGAGCCCCCTGACCAGGGGGAGGAGCTGTACAGCACCATCCTCACCCATCAGGTAAGagctgccccccgggacccccaccCCTGAGTCCTGCTTGACCCCTCAGTCCCCGAGACCCCCACCCCATAACCCCTCCCTCCGGGCCCCCCGAGATCACagaatcctagaatctcagggttggaagggacctcgggggTCACCTCGTctcagcccctgctcaaagcaggatcaaacccaactaaatcagcccagccagggtcaggccgggccttaaacacctctatggaaggagattccccccctccctagggaacccgatccagggcttcaccccccgcctagggaaatagtgtttcctaatatccagccgagacctcccccactgcaacctgagcccattgctccttgttctgtcatctgccaccactgagaacagccgagctccatcctctttggatcccccttcaggtagttgaaagcagctatcaaatcccccctcattcttctcttctgcagagtaaacaatcccagttccctcagcctctcctcatgagtcatgtgctccagccccctaagcatttttgttgccctccgctggactctctccagtttatccacatccttcttgtagtgtggggcccaaaactggacacgtctccagatgaggcctcaccagtgctgagtagaggggaatgatcccgTCCCTCGAtctgtgtcacggagtgtgggggcgccaggccctgcaccccccgggctccctgcgattccccaggactctcagccagccaggaaagcagaaggtttatttagccgACAGGACACAGGCCAGGACAGGGTCTTGCAGGcccagataaccagatccccccggttagctccatcttggggccccccagccccccccccggggatcagagccctctctccctgctcccctctgtccccagccagctccagtctgcccagccccctccgggcccccctctctgctcagcttctctcccgGGCCcagaggtcacctgacccctttgtctccaacaccttgagatgcacctttgcagggaggggcccggccatccgttgctaggagacagagtgtcaggcattggctgctagatacttaggatctgccCCCAGCATTCCCAGTgcgaccagtcccacttcgtcaccccccccttcgagaccgaactgagcggggtcactccagccagtgacctggggaagttcgaacccacctacattGCCACCGAGGCCCCAGGGTCCCCCCCGTTCTGTAGGTCGGGGGGACTCGAGGGCGCTCGCAGGCTGCAGGGGGGAAGccttatgccgcccgcgccctttccccaccccagtacccctgggggaaacgcggggctggggccttctccccacgttccagtctggggggctgggattcgggctctctcggttcagagccccccttctgaccctggcccccctctggacaggctcctcggggcggggcgagggccttacagccatctcccccctgtcccgggccttcctccccctctggcagggggcacaggagcggcagtgctgccggacatgggcaaagaccccaggccagtaatagttctgcagcagccgctgctgggtacgccaggctcccgggtgccctgaggggggaatgtcatgggcccggcacagcagctggcggcgatactcctggggtaccaccagctgcctcctgatcccccctgactccatcttccctgggggagcccattctcggtacaggagccccttctcccacaggaaccttttccggccacctcgtcccatggtctgtccccccccgaggctggccaggtcccttatcctccgcaaggaggggtcttcccgcaccgcggcctggtactcagccgctggggcaggggcggggatctgtcctctctcaccggctgggtctggggccacagcctctctgagccctgtccctgggcgttccctccctacCGGGTCCAGGTCCGGTGTCTCGGCCAAAGTACTTTccccggggtcagggtgcagagccctgccgactctgactacggttcATGGCCAGGGCACCCCCAGGTGTTACTGCAGTCCTCAGTCgtccccattaacacctccgtgtgCAAATGTGGggtgcaccccaccccctccttcccctccttgtccccccacttccaCACTCACCCACCACGGGCACAGGCAATCCACACccacctcaggggcagggggtgtgggcagGTGTTCCGCACCATCCCCCCTGAGCCCACCACCTGCGGCCGCCACcctcgccccagcccccccagtgcccccagacctCCTCCTTCCCGTCTACCTCCCTCCAACAGGGGGCTCTCGAGGgaggcagccccgcccccctgtaaaccccacccccactcagggCAACCCCCATCAGCCGGACTGGGAGccgacccctccctcccctccctccccggtcTCCGCCCCCTtcgcccctgagccctgccccctcatccggctgggtctctggGGGTCTAACCGGTGGTGGGGGTCTGGAGTTTGGGGCACTGGGACCGCAGgtggcccctctggccacagtgatagcagcccatgtcccgttggtcccctcgaACCGGTCGGTTGTCCCTGGCGCTGGccgttccccttgggagggggttctcccgaTTCCCCTTTTGGGAGGTCCCAGGATGACTCTCTCTGTGCGTCGCGACaggcctgttcctttggggctcctccctgccaccccccaaccGGCTCTTCACATAGTCATcggccagccgccctgcatgtcgcgggttctccggcttttggtccctcaaccacagcctcaggtcggatgggcaccgctcatacagctgctccagcaccagc
This DNA window, taken from Mauremys reevesii isolate NIE-2019 unplaced genomic scaffold, ASM1616193v1 Contig1, whole genome shotgun sequence, encodes the following:
- the GPSM3 gene encoding G-protein-signaling modulator 3, coding for VWRATGRRGTTPSWAPPAQLPWGARPSRPTPWCPQTRPLQGGTPGVSRWDGTRAAVTPPPRTDPTPPHRQRPTPGPFDRERLFDLLFRSQSRRLNEQRCPCPACGAPATTRPALALAARDPTEGLLGTAGKFCSLTSLQAEQFFELVATAQARRLDDQRADFAGDPGAEEGVKEGAKGPPEPPDQGEELYSTILTHQSQRLEEQRSDPPIPLGAQELFDLLLRVQGGRMEEQRSELPPALLPHPC